The genomic region CCTCTCCTGCCCCGCACGATCACGAAGCCAGCTCGATCTCACTTGCTAAACTACTGGTCGACGCGACGGTTTATCGCACCAAATCAGTATTCAATGCGGTGGTTGCAACTGAGGCAAAAAGGGGCGGATGGATGGGTGGATGGTGGCACCGAGCTTTTCCTTCTTCAAGCAACATAGGAGTAGTCTTCGCTCTGCTCCTCCTCTCCCCCACCAGCTCTCGTGCTCGCCGCCAGCCCCGGACAGCGCCGCCCCAGCTCACCGGGAGGGCAGCAAGCAATGGAGCGGAGCCTCccccccgtccccgtccccgcggCGCGCGTGTAGTAgggctccctccctccctccctccctccccccgcgCGGCTCCTCCCCTGCAAGAGGTGCGGATCGTTTCTTGGCTCCTGTCCTGGCCCTTTCTTGGTCTGTTGACCGCCTCCTCTCGCCCGGATCTCGCGCTTCCGCGGCTCCTCCTGCGGTTTGGATTTGGCTGGCTtcctccgcctgctgctgctgctgctgctgctgctttcggCGGTGGGgtttcttgctcttgctcttgttcTTGGGGGCAGGGTCTCCTCGGTGGAGCTTCTGTTTGCTTTTCCCCCCCTTTGATTGATGGTGCGGTGTGCGTTCTTTTGGCCGTTTGGTAGCGTGCGGCTGCATTATCTCCGCGCGTGGTGCTCCCGCGAATGGAGATCCGCCCGCGCTGCCGATTTATTCCGGCAAGCACCGAGCTCGCCAATGCGCTCGCTCACAGAGTCGCAGCCACGGAGGCCGTGAGCCATGCTTCGATCACCGTCGATTTGCCAGGAGCGCGTCTGATCGGATTGGGGCCTCCGCCTTCTCGACCGGGCCACAGGGGAGACGCCAATGGGGATGGATAGCTTCGCGCGATGATCATCATAGCAGGCCGTGTACTAGTactagcagcagcgcgtgttgGAGGCAGCGCGTGGCGAGATCCGCTCGTGGTGTTCCGTGGGATGTTGTTCTCTGAATGAACGAATGAATGCAGGTTCATCTTCTCAGCGTGTGTTCTGTGACGACGCAGGCGTTTTGATCCGCGAGGATGGCGATGGCGGCCTACAGCAACCAAGCGCAGGCGATGATGAGGGACTACCTGCTCGCCGACCCGCTCGTCCCCTACACCTCCGTGCTCATCGGCGTTTTCCTCTGCAAGATGGTACTAATTTCATCCATCCTTGTGGTTTCCAAGTTAGAGCTGATGATGATTGTAACCATGAGAACATCGGTTATACTCAAGAGCTTTGTTTACACCAGCCCCAAGGAATAACACTGGAGCGTCCAGTACTTATGTATGGTAGGCTAGTTACCACAAATAGGACTAGATAGATACTGGTCTGTTATAACAGAACTAATGGTCTTAACTGTGCACACAAAAATTAATTCTTAGTAAGTACTTCCTTTTTACAGAGGTCCAGTTAATGTGCTGTTGAACATAGTACTAATTTTTCCCTTCGCTACACATATTCTTGATGTTATTGCAATCTTAACTTTGTGTTTTAATAAGTTTACGAAAGTTTAAACACcattaaatccagaaaatatctGCCAAGTTGAATCAACTTCTGTTCCTTTTGTTCATTAAGGACATAGAACAAGAAAAAACTTGGGATTGTGAGTTGTGACTCAACCTTCAACCATATTTTTCCATCTTCGTTAATCTCAGAACTTTTAAATGTGGCACGATTTACTTTACATCAGTATCTGCTGGCTGCTGTCTATATCAATTTACACTAGCGCCAACCACTTTTGACTTCACAAACCAGTTCTCAATCATTCATGAGCATATTTCTAGTTTCTTCCTGTGATAAAAGGCTATGTTTTATCCTGTAGGCTTATGACCTCACACGGATATTGAGCTCATTCTACTTCAAGGGCTATTCTTCTTTGACAAAAATACAGCGTGTTGAATGGAACAACAGGTCAGTCTTACAGCTAGCTAGTACATATATGTTGCTCCAGTCATGATATTTTCTTTTCACAGATTTCATAGCGGCAAACTGACAACCAATTATACCTGTTTCAGGGGTATGTCCAGTGCACATGCGATCTTTATCGCAGCAGTATCAGTATATCTTGTTGCATCTACAGATCTTTTCTCTGATCGCCTTAATGGGCCTATTACATTCCGCAGTTCGATCATCTCCACCTCTGCATTAGGGGTACTGGCTAACCCTCTTAACATGTATTATGATTGGTCACTAAAGTTTATACTTTTCAAGCTGGACTTTTGTTTCATTGCTCAGTTCACATGTGTGTCCTGGCTGTGTGCTTTACAGGTTTCTGTGGGTTACTTCATCACTGATCTTGCAATGATCTTCTGGTTGTTTCCTTCCCTTGGTGGAATGGAATATGTAGGTGACCAAATCTTACATATATGCAATTCGTTAGTGAACTAGATTTAACTTCAATCTGATTATACTTGAAATAATTCCATGCTATAATTTGGCAACGATTCGGTTCAAAATATTATTATTTGTCAACGGTCTAGATATTTGCTAACTTGTTTGTGACAAGCAACTGCTTATGGTTGTGTGTTTCCGTTTCAGGTACTCCATCATACTCTTTCTCTGGTTGCAATAGCCTACACAATGTTGTCAGGGGAGGGGCAGTTTTACACATACATGATTCTTATTTCAGAAACAACCACCCCTGAAATCAACATGAGATGGTAAACAAGTGAATGAATTTCAACTTTTCTCTGAAATAATTTCTCATGTAGTGTTGATTGAAATGCATTGTTCTTTGTTTTAAGGTTCCTTGACACCGCTGGATTGAAGAAGTCGAGCGCCTACCTGATTAATGGTATTTTGATATTTGTTGTATGGCTGGTGAGTATTTCTTTGAACTGTCTTGAATGTTCTGTAAACAAAGAAAAATCATGAAATTCAGTAAACCAGTATAATAAAGGGATCAGATCAGTAGAAATTGAAGAACTGCTTTACATTCATAATTTGTGAGTAACCTCATGCAGTCATATAGTTGCATTGACAAAGTAACTTCACTGCTTGGTTGTTATACTAGTAGGGTTCTTGCACTAGTATTTGGTGGTGCGATCTTTTCTTTTTATCATAGCATTGGTCTACTTCTTTCAGGTGGCAAGGATATTTTTGTTCCTGTATGTATTTTACCACATCTATTTGCACTACAGCCAGGTACTAGAGATCTTCATTGAAATGCGCTAATTCAGTTTTCCTTAGTACACAACATCCATATGCCATCTGACACAATTTTACCTGCTTTTCAATTGATTTCACAACAGATAATGAAGATGCACGCATTTGGTTATTACCTGACACTGACCGTGCCGTCGGTGCTCTTTGTCATGAACGCAATGTGGTTTACGAAGATTTTGAAAGGGGTAATGAAAACACTGTCGAAATGGTCGTAATCGGAGTAGGCTTTGCGGACCAGAAGTGCAACATAACTGGGTGTTCCTGCCGTGCTGCACTGCGTGTGACTTGAATATGTAAAGTTATGAATATATGAATTAGGCTTTGCAGACCGGAAGTACAACGCCAACTTGGTTGGTGTTCCTGCAGTGCTGCTTGAGACCTTGATGTGCAAAGTTATGAACATATCGGCGTAACTAGGGAAAGTGAATATGTAAAATACTAGCAAACAAGTTAGATTAGGCTAAATCGCGCTATTTTCCATGAGCTGGGATTTCCTGGCCAGTTTGGCACTGTACTGAAGTTCCTATTCCAATCCTGCAATCTGTGTATACCAGGCCAGGAGATAATTCCATTGCATCTCTTATTCATACTAAATTTGATAATCTAATTTGAGATATTATATATAAGCTGTTGTTATTCCTGGGATGTGTAAAAATGGGTAGATTTGTGTCCATGGTTGTTGCATTCCCCTGCACATTACCTGTTTCCTGGTCAAATTTTGCTATATTCGCTCTTTGCTGCAAAATTTGGTTGAAATTTTCTGCAAACCATCTCCAAACTGACCCCATCAACTAATataaaattcctacacacacgatGCAGCTGTATTCTCTGTTGAATAACCTGTTGCATACTATCTGAACATCAAACTTAGGAGCAACAATTACTGGGGGACACAATCAACCACTTTGGAGGTAACTCTCACTTAAGATATCTGCAGCGGCATTCTAGTATGGGCATTTACATGACAAACACATGAACGAAAAAGAAAAGACAGGTGGGCACGGTAGCGCTTAAGAGTATGTCAGATAAGGCACAGGAGCAAGAGGCGCTTTCAGGATAGTTTGTCGAGATTCCTCTCCCAAAATTTCTCAGACGACGAATGTGACCAAATATACGATGCTTCAGGAGGAGCAGCACGAAGCCGCGCTGACCACTCTCTCATTGGGTCTCTGGGAGAGAACCATCCCCGCCGCCTGTGGGTTCTGCGCTGCCTGCCCTTGCAGCAATCTCTTCGCTGCAATGGGAATCGATGAAACATTAGCATCTaatcatataacatcaatgcaaACACGTAAAAAAAGAAGACAAAAGTCTTATGTTAAGGGGCAAAAGGTGGAGCAAGGTAACGGTGGACTGCACTGCGGCTTAGAGATTTTCGGTCCAGAAACCAACAGCCCGTAGAAAGTGGACTCACCAATCTCataaaatatgtcattcacattgGTTGCAGTTTTAGCAGATGTTTCCATGAAGAAGAGGCCATTCTCCTGCGCATACGTCTTGGCTTCCTGCAGTAAATGAACCTCATGTCACACATAAATATAGAACAGCTACCTGAGCTGATAAAAAAACACCCACATCAAGTAAACCAAATGATGCAAGCAACATGAAGTAGCACATTCTCTTGTCATAACTTCATACTTCCTGCTTCCATACTCCCTCTGTTGCAAATTGTAAGACCCCGAgtagggcagcccggtgcatgtagctcccgcttgcgcagggtccggggaagggtccgaccactttgggtctataatacgcagcctttccctacatttctgtaagaggctgtttccaggacttgaacccgtgacctcatggtcacaaggcagcagctttaccactgcgccaaggctccccttcaaatTGTAAGACCCCGAGTAAGCATAAAAATTAAGGGTGCGTTTGGAACTTAGGAAAAATTAGTTATAGCCTTGCTCGGCAAGGAGGAGACGTTTTTTGGGCAAAGAGGAGACATTTGGTAGGGAGATGAACACTCTTGCTTTCCTTGGCATGGTTGCCCTTAACTGCCAATAAATTCTTGACAGTGCAGAGAGCCAAATCAGCTCTCTTGCGCGGGCAAGCAAGCTGGTGCTACGTGAGGGACAACCAACTGCCTGTCGAACGTGAGGCTTTGATACCAAACTAAACACGGAGTTTTGCTTTTTCCAATAATAGCTCAGCCTGGCTAGTTTAATCCCCTCCAGGTTGGGCAAAATGAGCTGTACAAATCATGAAAAGAGAGATGTGAAAATGACCAAGCTATACTTGTCATAACTTAATATTCCCTGCTAGTCAGTGAGAGCATAGCTTACAAATGCTCGAGAAGTGATAAGTGG from Triticum aestivum cultivar Chinese Spring chromosome 4A, IWGSC CS RefSeq v2.1, whole genome shotgun sequence harbors:
- the LOC123087324 gene encoding TLC domain-containing protein 4, with product MAMAAYSNQAQAMMRDYLLADPLVPYTSVLIGVFLCKMAYDLTRILSSFYFKGYSSLTKIQRVEWNNRGMSSAHAIFIAAVSVYLVASTDLFSDRLNGPITFRSSIISTSALGVSVGYFITDLAMIFWLFPSLGGMEYVLHHTLSLVAIAYTMLSGEGQFYTYMILISETTTPEINMRWFLDTAGLKKSSAYLINGILIFVVWLVARIFLFLYVFYHIYLHYSQIMKMHAFGYYLTLTVPSVLFVMNAMWFTKILKGVMKTLSKWS